GTCTCTACAAAGAGACAGGGCCGTTTCTGTTACTGCCAGCTACAGGCTTGGCGGTTGGTAACCTAAATCCAGGCGTCGCCACCATCGTACTGCAGGTCTTCCCCGTTTTTGCAGGTTCCCATTTTGTAGCGTGCTTCCTTGGCGTACTTTTTGAGCCGTTTGCCGGCACCTTCCTGAAGGTCAACCAGCTTGCGGCGGGTTTCGCGGCCCGGTGCCGGTGCAAGCAGGAGCGCAGCTGCAGCCCCGAGCAGGGCCCCTGAGGCCAGAGCCAGCAGTGTGGTGGTGATCGCATTGTCATTTGAACGGGACATAAGGTTCTCCTTCGGCATAAAAAATAGGTATTTCAATGTGTCTGACGGTTTGATGATCTTTTTTTCTCTTTTAGCATAGGTCGGCTTTTCAGAGAAAGAAGAAAAACAGCTGATCTCAAGCGGCCAGCCGTGCCAGATGGCGCCTGACCATTTCTTCAAAGTCATCATCCCGGTTACTGGTGTAGACCAGTGATGCCCCGATCTCTGCCGCCAGGATTGCTGCCAGATATTTGGCTGGCAGTGAGACGATGCGGCGGCGGAAACGTGTTTCGGTCTGCAGGATGCGAGGCAGATGCCGCAATAGTGCAGCTTTAAATGGCGGTTGCAGGCACAGCTCCGGGCGGTTTGTGAAAAACTGAAACAGACGGTGGTAAAAACTGTTGATATTCTGACTGATCAGGTCGGAGATGTCGGTGTAGGTCTGACCGCCTTCAGCCTCCTGCCAGCGGCGCAGGATCAGGCGGGCCTCATCTCCGGCTCGCTTTCTGAGTATTTCCAGCACGTCCTGCACGTAGCGTTCTTTATGGGCAAGGAACTCCTTTTCGGTCAAGAGCAGGTTGGCAATGATCTCGTACGAAGAGGAGATAACTCCGCATTTGTTGGCCGATGCATCCCGCATCAGGATGACGCCTGCCTTTTGTAAGTGCTGGCGGGCCTGGGGGGTGATGAATGAGTTGGCCCCTTCAATAATCACTGGGGCTGTCGGACTACCGTCAGGTTTCAGGAACTCCTGCCAGTTTTGCGCGTCAATGGTTTCCGGCCGTCCGCCGGCAGGGATGAAGAGGTCTGCCTCGACTTTAAATGTCAGGCTGCCGTATTCCCGGTAAAAGTCATCCAATGGCACCCAGCTCTCCTGCAGGGGACCATCCGTTCGGCGTTCCGTCCGGCGATGTAACTCACGTAAGCCTTCCATCCGTTTACCGGTGCGGAAGATCATCATGCCGCCCGGGCCGAGCCGGGATGGATCAAAGCCGTCCAGATCCTGCTGCAGGGTGATCCGTTGCAGTTCCTCACGGTCAAGCCCGTTCGGGTCATACGCAGCTGCCGTACCGTCAAGTATCAGTACAACCCTGGCCTTTGGACAGTTTGCAAGCAGAATTTGAAGGCAGTTACCTGCCACGTCACCACCGGGTCCGCCGGTCAGCTTGATGCTGAACCGGTCGCGACGGATGTCAATCCCCTGTTCAGCCATGACCACCTCGGCGAAGGTCATCACGCCGGTGGAGGTGACCCCATACTCCTTGTGATTGATGCCGAACCGTTTACTGGAAATGATTCCTGCGCCCAGCATATATCCTCGTTTGCGGGAAAGGGCTGCAATCGCTTCAATCATGCCGTCATGCATATTTTCGTCCGGCCCGATCTCAATCGGTTCATCATCGCCGTAGTAGTCCACCACCCGTTGATCCCGGACTCTGCCGTTGTCGGTGGTAAAGATGTCCAGAAAGGCGTTAGTGATGCCGTATTGCAGTTTGTAGAGCCGGCTGTTTTCGTGTTCGCGCCCGCCTTGTTCCAGGCCGGATGCGTCCATCACCAAAACCATTTTTGAGCCGCCTTCGTAGATATCCTTGTTTTTCAGATGCTGGGTATGGGCCAGGACATAGACTTCGCGGAAGAGTGCGTTTGAGGCCGTAATGGCATCATCCTGATTGCGTGCTATGACCGTGCGCCAGCCACCACGTGCAATGTCGGAAAAACCGATATGGTAGCCATGTCCAAAACGGCTGAAAAAGAAGGTGACCCGAAACGGCAATGCCTCCGGCAGATCGGCGGTATAGTCTATGCCAAGCTGACGCAGGTAGGCCGGATCAAGCCTGAAGGCAAGGGCCTGTTTTTCGATTACAAAGAAGTTGGTCTTCAGGGTGTGGCAGATAAACAGCAGGCAGCAGCGGTAGATCGTCTGGCGAATCTCATCCAGCCAGCGGTGACCGGTGTTGTAGTCCTGAATCAGCGCTGTCGTTTCCGTCAGCAGGGTTTGGTAGGCAGGCTCACGGTTCAACAGGGCAGGATCAAAACGGGTTCTGAAAAGCCGCAACAGCTGCATTGCCATCTCGGGATGGGCATGAAAGGCGCTTTGGATATCTTCCAGTCCAAAACGGTCAGGCTGATTATGGGCAAGATTAGTATGGCAAAATGCCGTAAAGGCGTTGACCAGCGCGGCATCGTCACCCGCTATGATGCCCTTTGAGACCCATTCCCGATAGGTGTAGCAGTTATTGGCAAGGATCTGGGTGTTGCAGAGCTCCTGCTGCAGCTGTCGTGCCAGCGTAGAGTCGGGCTGCAGCTCATGGCCATCCCGGTGTTGAACAAAAAAGGTGCCAAGGAAATAGGGGTGGATGCCGTTGCTGAGAGTCAGACAATAGGCCCGACGGATGCCGATATTCAAGCGATTGAACACCTCAGCCAGCTGCAGCAGAAAATCCTCCTGCGGCGGATTGCCTACGGCAAAAAGCACCCTGGTTTCGGCAATGCCTTTGTGTTCAACCCTGCGAAGGTCCAGGAAGAGTCCGCCGGTGGCATTGCCCCGCTCAAAGAGCCAGATCAGCCAGGCGGTTCGCGGCGGAGGTGACAGTCGAATCTGCTCAGGGTTGTTCAGCCAGAGCAGGGTCAACAGCCGATCCGCAGTACGGTACGGTATTGCCGGGGCAATCCGGGTGAGTTCCCTGAGGATGGTGCGCTTCAGGCCGGCAGGCGGCGATGATGCAGCAGGGTTGGTGACGGCGCTGTTTGGTTTGCGGTCGAATTCAAAGCGCTGGACCTCCAGCTCTCGGGACATGCCGGGCATGGGGCTGTACGAGTGGGAGAACATGGCATAGGAAATGCCCCGATCCCCCACCCGCTGCAGGCTGTTAAAGAGCGACCCCGGTTCATCCACACAGGCCAGGATCAGGCGTTTGTCGCGGTCTGCCAGGATCAGGTGACGGTTGTGCTGCAGCAGCGACATCTCACGGACCAGGGTGCCCAGGGCTTCTGGCTCATCAGTCATAGCCTGAAAGAAGTAAGGGGACATCTGCTCTTGCAACCAACAGGCGTTTTGTCTGGCAACTGTACTGGCGGTGCGACAGGCATTGCGCATGGCGGTTGAGAGCTGCATGGGGCCTCCGATGATTGAATGTGGTATCCAAGTATACCGTTAATTACCGATTGGGCAAGGCGGGAAGTGCAGTCTTGACCGTAGACTGATGGCGGGCGTATACTCAAAAATCTGGGTAGTATGGCATATTTTGCAGCGGTGACAGGAGTTTGGGGTATGCTGAAAAAACAGCATGATGGCCTGGAGCGCGGTTGCGTTCAGGTCTATACCGGTAATGGTAAGGGGAAGACAACCGCAGCGCTAGGACTCTCCTTGAGAGCCCTGGGACGGGGGCTGCGGGTCTGTTTTTTTCAGTTTATCAAAGGGGGCGGTCCCTATGGGGAACAGCTGATTGCCGACAGGCTCGGGCCTGACTTTACCATCATCCAGACCGGGCGTCCCGGCTGGGTCAATACCAGGGATATCACCGAAGATCGCCGCCTGGCCCAGCAGGCGTTGCAGCAGGCGCAGGAAGCGCTGCTTTCGGGGGCCTATGACCTCTTTGTCTGCGATGAGATTAACGGGGCAGTCGGATTCGGGCTGCTAGATGTGGAACAGGTGCTGGAGCTGATCCGGATCAAGCCGGAGCGGGTTGAGCTGGTGCTGACCGGGCGCAATGCCGATGAACGGGTTATGCAGGCTGCTGATCTGGTAACCGAGATGCGTGAGCTGAAGCACTATTACCAGGCGGGGGTGCCGGCACGTACGGGAATCGAGATGTGAGCAGATGACGTGTCCGGAGCTGCAATACGCCGGTGTGCTTGCGTAACAGGATAGATAAGGTATACTGTTGCATATAAACGATTTTATCTCTTGAAAGGAGCAACCAGATGTCTCTTGGTGTCATAGCCGCCTTTATAGCGGCCATTGCCGTTGCGGTGCTGGTGATGGTTTTGATTCCGGCAATTCAGAGTATCAAAAAAACTGCTCAGTCCGTTTCAGCACTGGCTGATCTGCTGACCAGCGAACTCAAGCCCACCATCAAGGAGTTGAATCAGGTTCTGGCAGAGTTGAAAACAGTCGGTGGCGGGGTGGCCGAACATACTGATGATGTCAGGAGGTTTATGTCTGCGCTGGGGGAGACAGGCACCCAGATTTCAACCATAAACCGCTCCGTCGGTGTGATAACCGGTCTGCTGAATCAAGCTGGTGCAATTGCAACCGGTGCTAAGGTTGCCGGCACGTATCTGCTGGAAAGTTATCTTAAACGTAAGATGAAAGGAGTATGACCATGGCACATGATGACAACGGAGTATCCGCAAGTACGGTATTGGTTTCCTTCCTGGCCGGTGCGGCCCTGGGGGCCGGTTTGGCGTTGTTGTATGCACCTAAGAGCGGCCGTGAGGTGCGTGAGCAGATCGGTGATCTGGCTGATGATGCTGTCGACAAGATCAAGGAATATGCCCGTGAGGCCCAGGACAAGATCAAGGCCACCCTGGAGGACGGGAAGGAGACACTAATGGAGAAGAAGTCGATTCTTTCCTCAGCCATTGAAGCAGGGCGGGAGGCAATTCAGAAGGAAAAAGAAAAGCTCGGCGTCTAAGGGACAGTCCGATTGAGATCCCATTTGGCGGGCCTGTTGGGAAACAGGCCCGTTTTTTTTGTTTAAAGTCGGTTAGTTGTGTGTGTTTGACTTTGGGGGTGGGAACGTCTATAATGCCGCATCTTTTGCTCTGTTCTGGGAGAGGTGACCTCCACACCATGAGAATGCTGATGCTTGTCATACCGCTACTGGCCGTTGCTGTCGGAACTGCAGCCGGTGGTGAACCAACCCAGTCCCTGCTGAATGAGCTGGTGCAGCCGCATTCGACAGGAAACGGCAGGTTGACAGCGGGCGGGGGAAAGGGGCTGCCTCAGGTCGCGCTTGGTGAATCGCAGGGCGATGATGGTGCAACGCTGTTCACGCTGGAGGAACTGAAGGACGGGACATCTGCGTTGGCAGATCTGGCATTGCCTGATGATGAGCCGGCTGCTGATGTGCCGCTTGCCCTGAACGACAAGGTTAATTATTTCATTACATTCTTTCAAACCAAGGGGCGTGCAACCTATGCACGCTGGCTTTCCCGTTCAACCCGGTATCTGCCGATGATGAAGGAGATCCTGCGCAAGGAAGGCTTGCCGGACGAATTGGTCTATGTAGCCATGATAGAGAGCGGCTTCCAGCTGAATGCGCGCTCATGGGCCAACGCGGTTGGACCCTGGCAGTTCATGTCGGCAACCGGCCGTCGCTACTCGCTGCGGATTGATCAATGGGTTGATGAACGCAAGGATCCGGTCAAAGCGACCATGGCTGCGGCCATGT
Above is a window of Trichlorobacter lovleyi SZ DNA encoding:
- a CDS encoding YtxH domain-containing protein translates to MAHDDNGVSASTVLVSFLAGAALGAGLALLYAPKSGREVREQIGDLADDAVDKIKEYAREAQDKIKATLEDGKETLMEKKSILSSAIEAGREAIQKEKEKLGV
- a CDS encoding DUF948 domain-containing protein produces the protein MSLGVIAAFIAAIAVAVLVMVLIPAIQSIKKTAQSVSALADLLTSELKPTIKELNQVLAELKTVGGGVAEHTDDVRRFMSALGETGTQISTINRSVGVITGLLNQAGAIATGAKVAGTYLLESYLKRKMKGV
- a CDS encoding YtxH domain-containing protein; this translates as MSRSNDNAITTTLLALASGALLGAAAALLLAPAPGRETRRKLVDLQEGAGKRLKKYAKEARYKMGTCKNGEDLQYDGGDAWI
- a CDS encoding NAD-glutamate dehydrogenase domain-containing protein, producing the protein MQLSTAMRNACRTASTVARQNACWLQEQMSPYFFQAMTDEPEALGTLVREMSLLQHNRHLILADRDKRLILACVDEPGSLFNSLQRVGDRGISYAMFSHSYSPMPGMSRELEVQRFEFDRKPNSAVTNPAASSPPAGLKRTILRELTRIAPAIPYRTADRLLTLLWLNNPEQIRLSPPPRTAWLIWLFERGNATGGLFLDLRRVEHKGIAETRVLFAVGNPPQEDFLLQLAEVFNRLNIGIRRAYCLTLSNGIHPYFLGTFFVQHRDGHELQPDSTLARQLQQELCNTQILANNCYTYREWVSKGIIAGDDAALVNAFTAFCHTNLAHNQPDRFGLEDIQSAFHAHPEMAMQLLRLFRTRFDPALLNREPAYQTLLTETTALIQDYNTGHRWLDEIRQTIYRCCLLFICHTLKTNFFVIEKQALAFRLDPAYLRQLGIDYTADLPEALPFRVTFFFSRFGHGYHIGFSDIARGGWRTVIARNQDDAITASNALFREVYVLAHTQHLKNKDIYEGGSKMVLVMDASGLEQGGREHENSRLYKLQYGITNAFLDIFTTDNGRVRDQRVVDYYGDDEPIEIGPDENMHDGMIEAIAALSRKRGYMLGAGIISSKRFGINHKEYGVTSTGVMTFAEVVMAEQGIDIRRDRFSIKLTGGPGGDVAGNCLQILLANCPKARVVLILDGTAAAYDPNGLDREELQRITLQQDLDGFDPSRLGPGGMMIFRTGKRMEGLRELHRRTERRTDGPLQESWVPLDDFYREYGSLTFKVEADLFIPAGGRPETIDAQNWQEFLKPDGSPTAPVIIEGANSFITPQARQHLQKAGVILMRDASANKCGVISSSYEIIANLLLTEKEFLAHKERYVQDVLEILRKRAGDEARLILRRWQEAEGGQTYTDISDLISQNINSFYHRLFQFFTNRPELCLQPPFKAALLRHLPRILQTETRFRRRIVSLPAKYLAAILAAEIGASLVYTSNRDDDFEEMVRRHLARLAA
- the cobO gene encoding cob(I)yrinic acid a,c-diamide adenosyltransferase, which encodes MLKKQHDGLERGCVQVYTGNGKGKTTAALGLSLRALGRGLRVCFFQFIKGGGPYGEQLIADRLGPDFTIIQTGRPGWVNTRDITEDRRLAQQALQQAQEALLSGAYDLFVCDEINGAVGFGLLDVEQVLELIRIKPERVELVLTGRNADERVMQAADLVTEMRELKHYYQAGVPARTGIEM